Within the Halorhabdus rudnickae genome, the region TCCGGGCTCGACCCCCTCATGCAGGAGGAGTTCAACGAGTTCGTCAGGCGCGAGCGCGACGCGGGGACGACGATTTTCTTCTCCTCACACGTGTTGAGCGAGGTGCGGCGCATCTGTGATCGCGTGGGAATCGTCCGGGCCGGCGAACTCGTCGAACTCGAAGACGTCGAAACGCTGCTCGATCAAGGCGGCAAGCGCGTTCGCGTCCATACGACCGACGACGCCAGTACGAAACTCCCAACCCTCGACGGCGTGGTCGACGTGACGCAGTTTCCGGACGGGGTGCAATTCATCTACACCGGCGAGTACAACGCACTCGTCGAGGAGCTGGCGAACCACGACGTCCGCGACGTGGAAATCAGTGAGCCCCCGCTCGAAGACGTATTCGTCCACTATTACGGGGCGTCCGGGCCAGACGAGCGTACTTCCGAGGAGCGTCTCGATGGTTGAAACCGCCCGATACGAGGCCGGACGCCGCGTCCGGGGGGCCGTGCTGCTCTCGGTCGGGATCAGCCTCTATGCCGCGTTCATCGTCTGGTACTTCACCGTCCTCGATGGGGTGGCTATCGAAGAACTGTTCGAGGAATTACCGCCCGCGATGCAGGACGCCTTCGGTGCCGAGTCGCTGTCCACGATCGGGGGATTCCTCGGCGCAGAAGTCTACAGTTTCATCTGGGTCCTGGGACTGGGGTTGTATCTCGCGTACGTTGCCGGAGGGATGATCGCTGGCGACGTCGAGAACGACCGCCTGGATCTGTTGCTCTCCTTTCCGATCTCCCGACGTCGGCTCCTCTTCGAGAAGTTCGCCTCACTGCTGGTGCCGATCGTGGTCGTCAACGTCGTCGTCGGCTGTGCCGTCTATCTCCTGGTCGAGGCCATCGACGAGTCGATCGAGCTGACCCACCTTGCGTTGACTCACGCGCTGTCGATCCCCTATTTGCTCGTCTGTGCGGCGATCGGAACGGTCTTTTCGGTCCTAGTCAGTCGGGCAGCGATCGCGGAGCGTG harbors:
- a CDS encoding ABC transporter permease, which produces MVETARYEAGRRVRGAVLLSVGISLYAAFIVWYFTVLDGVAIEELFEELPPAMQDAFGAESLSTIGGFLGAEVYSFIWVLGLGLYLAYVAGGMIAGDVENDRLDLLLSFPISRRRLLFEKFASLLVPIVVVNVVVGCAVYLLVEAIDESIELTHLALTHALSIPYLLVCAAIGTVFSVLVSRAAIAERGAIGLVFVLFLVESAIGSAEEYDWIQYISPTHYYDPATLLVEGSYELIDSAILLLSFLALLLLAGIVFDRRDI